The following are encoded together in the Bradyrhizobium genosp. L genome:
- a CDS encoding CAP domain-containing protein, whose amino-acid sequence MKRTTVALFGLLVLGGCAADTKIPEEPAMYLNMAQPGAVLDAQAAAILFSQYRQNNGLGTVIVDPALMTLADQQSQAMAARNKMDHDVKAPLGKRLEAGGYPATVAVENISAGYHTLAEAFSGWRDSPPHKANMLKSGVTKMGIAAVYAPNTKYKVFWTLILAAT is encoded by the coding sequence GTGAAACGGACGACGGTCGCCCTGTTCGGGCTTCTGGTGCTTGGCGGCTGCGCCGCAGACACCAAAATCCCGGAAGAACCGGCCATGTATCTCAACATGGCGCAGCCCGGCGCCGTCCTGGATGCCCAGGCGGCGGCGATCCTGTTCTCGCAATACCGCCAGAACAACGGGCTCGGCACCGTGATCGTGGACCCGGCCTTGATGACGCTCGCCGACCAGCAGTCGCAGGCGATGGCCGCCCGCAACAAGATGGACCATGACGTCAAGGCCCCGCTCGGCAAGCGGCTCGAGGCCGGCGGCTATCCGGCGACCGTGGCGGTCGAGAACATCTCGGCCGGCTATCACACGCTGGCGGAAGCCTTTTCCGGCTGGCGCGATTCCCCGCCGCACAAGGCCAACATGCTGAAAAGCGGCGTCACAAAAATGGGCATTGCGGCGGTTTATGCTCCCAACACCAAATACAAGGTGTTCTGGACGCTCATTCTGGCGGCAACCTGA
- a CDS encoding sulfate/molybdate ABC transporter ATP-binding protein, whose protein sequence is MAIEVRNIVKKFGSFAALDNVDLKVADGELLALLGPSGSGKTTLLRIIAGLDWPDTGEVAIDGENALSRGASERQVGFVFQHYALFRHMTVFENVAFGLRVQPRAIRKGEATIRARVKNLLDLVQLDWLANRYPSQLSGGQRQRIALARALAIEPRILLLDEPFGALDAKVRKELRQWLRSLHNEIHVTSIFVTHDQEEALEVANRVVVMDKGKIEQIGSPGEVYDNPATAFVHGFIGESIVLPVDVAGDAVRLDGRPLNIPALGAAPGAAKLFVRRHDMAIGPAGSGALEGAIRHVRSFGAIQRAEVALSGREGNTVIEIDAPRDRELQAGEIVSLQPRRYRIFAAQ, encoded by the coding sequence ATGGCGATTGAAGTCCGCAACATCGTCAAGAAATTCGGCAGCTTTGCCGCGCTGGACAATGTCGATCTCAAGGTCGCCGATGGCGAATTGCTGGCGCTGCTCGGCCCATCCGGCTCCGGCAAGACCACGCTGTTGCGGATCATCGCCGGCCTCGACTGGCCCGATACCGGCGAGGTCGCGATCGACGGCGAGAACGCGCTGAGCCGCGGCGCCAGCGAGCGCCAGGTCGGCTTCGTGTTCCAGCACTACGCGCTGTTCCGCCACATGACGGTGTTCGAGAATGTCGCCTTCGGCCTGCGGGTGCAGCCGCGCGCCATTCGCAAGGGCGAGGCGACGATCCGCGCCCGAGTCAAGAATTTGCTCGATCTCGTGCAGCTGGATTGGCTGGCCAACCGCTATCCGAGCCAGTTGTCCGGCGGCCAGCGCCAGCGTATCGCGCTGGCCCGCGCGCTCGCGATCGAGCCGCGCATCCTATTGCTCGACGAGCCCTTCGGCGCGCTCGATGCCAAGGTGCGGAAGGAGCTCCGGCAGTGGCTGCGCTCGCTGCACAACGAGATCCACGTCACCTCGATCTTCGTCACCCACGACCAGGAGGAGGCGCTCGAAGTCGCCAACCGCGTCGTGGTGATGGACAAGGGCAAGATCGAGCAGATCGGCTCGCCCGGCGAGGTCTATGACAATCCGGCCACCGCCTTCGTGCACGGCTTCATCGGCGAATCCATCGTGCTGCCGGTCGATGTCGCCGGCGACGCGGTACGGCTGGATGGCCGTCCCCTGAACATTCCGGCGCTCGGCGCGGCACCCGGCGCGGCAAAGCTGTTCGTCCGCCGCCATGACATGGCGATTGGTCCGGCTGGCTCCGGCGCGCTGGAGGGCGCGATCCGGCATGTCCGCTCGTTCGGAGCGATCCAGCGCGCCGAGGTGGCGCTGTCCGGCCGTGAGGGCAACACCGTGATCGAGATCGACGCCCCCCGCGATCGCGAGCTGCAGGCCGGCGAGATCGTCTCGCTACAGCCCCGCCGCTACCGGATTTTTGCCGCGCAGTAG
- a CDS encoding 3-hydroxybutyrate dehydrogenase — MGTLTGKTAVVTGSTSGIGLAIARAFANAGANIVINGMGVPADIEKERSGIETDFKVKAVYSPADMTKPAEIADMVALGEKSFGSVDILVNNAGIQFVSPIEEFPPEKWEAIIAINLSSAFYGIRAAVPGMKKRGWGRIINTASAHSLVASPFKSAYVSAKHGIAGLTKTAALELAQHKITCNCISPGYVWTPLVEHQIPETMKARNMTKEQVIKDVLLAAQPTKEFVTSDQVAALALFLCSDDAAQITGSNYSIDGGWTAE; from the coding sequence ATGGGTACGTTGACAGGCAAGACCGCCGTTGTGACCGGCTCGACCAGCGGCATCGGATTGGCGATCGCGCGCGCCTTCGCGAATGCCGGCGCCAACATCGTGATCAACGGCATGGGCGTGCCGGCCGATATCGAGAAGGAGCGTTCCGGCATCGAGACCGACTTCAAGGTCAAGGCCGTCTACTCGCCGGCCGACATGACCAAGCCGGCCGAGATCGCCGACATGGTTGCGCTCGGTGAGAAGAGCTTCGGCTCGGTCGACATCCTGGTCAACAATGCCGGCATCCAGTTCGTCTCCCCGATCGAGGAGTTTCCGCCGGAGAAGTGGGAAGCGATCATCGCGATCAATTTGTCGTCGGCCTTCTACGGCATCCGCGCCGCGGTGCCCGGCATGAAGAAGCGCGGCTGGGGCCGCATCATCAACACCGCGTCGGCGCATTCGCTGGTCGCCTCGCCCTTCAAGTCGGCCTATGTCTCGGCCAAGCACGGCATCGCCGGCCTCACCAAGACGGCTGCGCTCGAGCTCGCGCAGCACAAGATCACCTGCAACTGCATCTCTCCCGGTTACGTCTGGACCCCGCTGGTCGAGCACCAGATCCCGGAGACCATGAAGGCTCGCAACATGACCAAGGAGCAGGTCATCAAGGACGTGCTGCTCGCAGCCCAGCCGACCAAGGAGTTCGTAACCTCCGACCAGGTCGCAGCGCTCGCGCTGTTCCTGTGCAGCGACGACGCCGCGCAGATCACCGGCTCCAATTACTCGATCGACGGCGGCTGGACCGCGGAGTAG
- a CDS encoding helix-turn-helix transcriptional regulator, protein MLDHQGLPEKLLDTIYDAATDDALWTSIFQDISDHTKSAGGVLLGQSQEPRLLHFTRSYNTDQGSIGALRDRHMANPWTIHMQTFHPQGKVVLSDSVLPVAELRRTAFYDEVLRPQSYDHAAMIGLSQKRGFGVGFCLNRERGQGPYGEREREFLQRLTPHLMRSIQFGFQVGAYRALQDAEYRALDHISTGVALLDRSARVLYVNRALRAMTTDGALSLHAERLSSTSVGHARRLSDLIGAALRGRPTATMAIPHPADGRLVAVLVSAVRSRDLDRFAGLAMRDAAAMVFVLDPAAPTPLPPAWIMDVYGLTLAEARVAIQASLGRSDAEIGAGLNISPNTVKTHLRRVFAKMGVNGRTELAGLIASFRLMAGGR, encoded by the coding sequence ATGCTGGACCATCAGGGTCTGCCTGAGAAGCTTCTGGACACCATCTACGACGCGGCGACGGACGACGCGCTCTGGACCTCGATCTTCCAGGACATTTCCGACCATACCAAAAGCGCCGGCGGCGTCCTGCTCGGCCAGTCGCAAGAGCCGAGGCTCTTGCACTTCACGCGATCCTACAACACCGATCAGGGCAGCATCGGCGCGCTGCGGGATCGCCATATGGCCAATCCCTGGACGATCCACATGCAGACCTTTCATCCGCAGGGTAAGGTGGTCCTGTCGGACAGTGTGCTCCCCGTCGCCGAACTCCGTCGCACCGCGTTCTACGACGAGGTGTTGCGGCCGCAGAGCTACGATCATGCGGCGATGATCGGGTTGTCGCAGAAACGCGGCTTCGGGGTCGGCTTCTGCCTGAACCGGGAACGCGGCCAGGGCCCCTATGGGGAGCGCGAGCGCGAATTCCTGCAACGGCTGACCCCGCATTTGATGCGGTCGATCCAGTTCGGATTTCAGGTCGGCGCTTACAGGGCGTTGCAAGACGCCGAGTATCGCGCGCTCGACCACATTTCAACCGGCGTCGCCCTGCTCGACCGCAGCGCGCGCGTGCTCTACGTCAACCGCGCACTTCGCGCCATGACGACGGACGGTGCGCTGAGCCTCCATGCCGAGAGGCTTTCCAGCACCTCGGTGGGCCACGCCAGGCGGCTCAGCGACCTCATCGGCGCGGCGCTTCGTGGCCGACCTACCGCGACGATGGCGATCCCGCATCCCGCCGACGGCCGTCTCGTGGCCGTGCTGGTGTCGGCGGTGCGCAGCCGTGACCTCGACCGTTTCGCGGGCCTGGCGATGCGCGACGCTGCGGCCATGGTGTTCGTGCTCGATCCTGCCGCGCCGACGCCGCTGCCACCGGCATGGATCATGGATGTCTACGGCCTGACGTTGGCGGAAGCGCGCGTGGCCATCCAGGCCTCACTCGGCCGGTCCGATGCCGAAATCGGCGCCGGGCTGAACATCTCGCCGAACACGGTGAAGACCCACCTGCGCCGGGTGTTCGCCAAGATGGGCGTCAATGGCCGGACCGAACTCGCCGGCCTGATTGCCTCTTTCCGCCTGATGGCGGGCGGTCGGTGA
- the cysW gene encoding sulfate ABC transporter permease subunit CysW: protein MSMQTGLVSSTPQLRSYAPATDVSVAAPAPRLEITRAQPGTAQRNLRTEPGPIRFIIIALAIAFLSIFVVLPLVVVFASAFSKGIGAYLAALAEPEALAAIKLTLLIAAISVTLNLVFGVIAAWAISKFEFTGKTFLITLIDLPFSVSPVISGLVFVLLFGAQGYFGPWLQAHNVHILFAVPGIALATIFVTFPFVARALIPLMQEQGTQEEEAAISLGASGLQTFFRVTLPNIKWGLLYGVLLCNARAMGEFGAVSVVSGHIRGETNTMPLLVEILYNEYQFVASFAIASLLAMLALITLVVKTILERRLDETEVPNGD from the coding sequence CAACTGCGGAGCTACGCGCCGGCGACCGATGTCAGCGTCGCAGCGCCAGCGCCGCGGCTGGAGATCACCCGCGCCCAGCCGGGCACGGCACAACGTAATTTGCGCACCGAGCCCGGGCCGATCCGCTTCATCATCATCGCCCTGGCGATCGCCTTCCTCAGCATCTTCGTCGTGCTGCCGCTGGTCGTCGTGTTCGCGTCCGCCTTCTCGAAGGGCATCGGCGCCTATCTCGCGGCGCTCGCCGAGCCCGAGGCGCTGGCCGCGATCAAGCTGACGCTGCTGATCGCCGCGATCTCGGTGACGCTCAACCTGGTGTTCGGCGTGATCGCGGCCTGGGCGATCTCGAAATTCGAATTCACCGGCAAGACCTTCCTGATCACCCTGATCGATCTGCCGTTCTCGGTGAGCCCCGTGATCTCCGGCCTGGTCTTCGTGCTGCTGTTCGGCGCGCAGGGCTATTTCGGGCCGTGGCTGCAGGCGCACAACGTCCACATCCTGTTCGCGGTGCCGGGCATTGCACTGGCCACAATCTTCGTCACCTTCCCGTTCGTGGCGCGCGCGCTGATCCCGCTGATGCAGGAGCAGGGCACCCAGGAGGAGGAGGCCGCGATCTCGCTCGGCGCATCCGGCTTGCAAACCTTCTTCCGCGTCACCTTACCCAACATCAAATGGGGCCTGCTCTACGGCGTCCTGCTCTGCAACGCGCGTGCGATGGGCGAGTTTGGCGCGGTGTCCGTCGTCTCCGGCCACATCCGCGGCGAGACCAACACGATGCCGCTGCTGGTCGAGATTCTCTACAACGAATATCAGTTCGTCGCCTCCTTCGCGATCGCATCGCTGCTGGCGATGCTGGCGCTGATCACATTGGTCGTGAAGACCATCCTCGAGCGGCGGCTGGACGAGACGGAGGTGCCCAATGGCGATTGA
- a CDS encoding flippase has product MAVMDHQSASSAPPSPLTRVRGLAQRVLGGTSEASVTKRLAGTIFIIRVISAVIAYLAQILLARWMSGSDYGIYVYVWTWVLLLGSTMDFGIAPSSQKIIPEYRAGGQVALLRGFLSGSRWLTLATSSAVALLLAGLIHTLSPWIDPDTIVPLYIGCLTLPPFVVANTQDGISRAHDWMQLGLMPQFIVRQGLIIALTAGALALGLHLGATVAMATSAAAVYVAAIGQMIVLNRRLAAHVGRGEKAYDVKGWLAVSLPIMLVESFYLLLGYTDVLMLQQFRSSEEVGVYFAVVKTLALVSFIHYAMAATTAHRFAEYNAQGDKERLSAYVAHAISWTFWPSLLATIALLVVGKPLLWLFGPKFVDGYDIMFVAAIGLVVRSAIGPVERLLNMLGHQSSCAMAYAVSFFMNVGLCIALVPRYGGIGAAASTSLSLTFETILLFYVVRSRLGLHVLAFGKR; this is encoded by the coding sequence GTGGCCGTGATGGATCATCAATCCGCAAGCTCTGCGCCGCCAAGTCCGCTCACCCGCGTGCGTGGGCTCGCCCAGCGCGTGCTCGGCGGCACCAGTGAGGCTTCCGTCACCAAGCGGCTCGCGGGCACCATCTTCATCATCCGCGTCATCTCCGCGGTGATTGCCTATCTCGCGCAGATCCTGCTGGCGCGCTGGATGAGCGGCTCGGATTACGGCATCTATGTCTATGTCTGGACCTGGGTGCTACTGCTCGGCAGCACGATGGATTTCGGCATCGCGCCGTCGTCGCAGAAGATCATTCCGGAATACCGCGCCGGCGGCCAGGTCGCCTTGCTGCGCGGCTTCCTCTCCGGCAGCCGCTGGCTGACGCTGGCCACCTCCAGCGCGGTCGCGCTGCTGCTGGCGGGCCTGATCCACACGCTGTCGCCCTGGATCGACCCCGATACGATCGTGCCGCTCTATATCGGCTGCCTGACGCTGCCGCCCTTCGTGGTCGCCAACACCCAGGACGGCATCTCGCGCGCGCATGACTGGATGCAGCTCGGCCTGATGCCGCAATTCATCGTGCGCCAGGGCCTGATCATCGCGCTTACCGCCGGCGCACTGGCGCTCGGCCTGCATCTCGGCGCCACCGTGGCGATGGCGACCAGCGCGGCGGCGGTCTACGTCGCCGCGATCGGCCAGATGATCGTGCTGAACCGCCGCCTCGCCGCCCATGTCGGACGCGGCGAGAAGGCCTATGACGTCAAGGGCTGGCTCGCGGTGTCGCTGCCGATCATGCTCGTCGAGAGCTTCTATCTCTTGCTCGGCTACACCGACGTGCTGATGCTGCAGCAGTTCCGTTCCTCCGAGGAGGTCGGCGTCTACTTCGCCGTGGTGAAGACGCTGGCGCTGGTCTCCTTCATCCACTACGCGATGGCGGCGACCACGGCACATCGCTTCGCCGAATACAATGCGCAGGGCGACAAGGAACGTCTGTCGGCCTATGTCGCGCACGCCATCAGCTGGACGTTCTGGCCCTCGCTGCTCGCGACCATCGCCCTGCTCGTCGTCGGCAAGCCTCTGCTGTGGCTGTTCGGCCCGAAATTCGTCGACGGCTACGACATCATGTTCGTCGCCGCGATCGGCCTCGTGGTGCGCTCGGCGATCGGACCGGTGGAGCGGCTGCTCAACATGCTCGGCCACCAGTCGAGCTGCGCGATGGCCTATGCGGTGTCGTTCTTCATGAATGTCGGCCTCTGCATCGCGCTGGTGCCGCGCTACGGCGGCATCGGCGCTGCCGCCTCGACCTCGCTGTCGCTGACCTTCGAGACCATCCTGCTGTTCTACGTCGTGCGTTCCCGCCTCGGGCTGCACGTGCTGGCGTTCGGCAAGCGCTGA
- a CDS encoding DUF3734 domain-containing protein — MGTSDSAPASTPAQAQRVLVLQGGGALGSYQAGAFQALCHAGFEPEWIAGISIGAINAAIIAGNEPDKRVPRLKEFWEMVSSPVPWNPVVKGERARSLFNETSAAIIATFGVPGFFTPRIPPAPLWPPGSSQSLSYYDTAPLKKTLERLVDFDRINDLKTRLSVGAVSVTSGNFRYFDNHEFKKLGKKIGPEHIMASGALPPGFPAVVIEGEHYWDGGIASNTPLDFVLDQETDRDLLIFQVDLFSARGPLPETLLEAAEREKDIRFSSRTRMNTDKNKQIHNARMAVRDLISKLPDELKNDPSAQFLSNATRENTVTVVHLIYKSKNYESSSKDYDFSHVGMVEHWGAGVRDVHLSMRHKEWLERPQSGETMVTYDLTGDEPTSPASK; from the coding sequence ATGGGTACTTCGGATTCGGCGCCGGCCTCGACGCCCGCGCAAGCGCAACGCGTGCTGGTTCTCCAGGGCGGTGGCGCGCTCGGTTCCTATCAGGCCGGTGCGTTCCAGGCGCTCTGCCATGCCGGCTTCGAGCCGGAATGGATCGCGGGCATCTCGATCGGTGCCATCAACGCCGCGATCATCGCCGGCAACGAGCCGGACAAACGGGTGCCGCGGCTGAAGGAATTCTGGGAGATGGTGTCTTCGCCGGTGCCGTGGAATCCGGTCGTCAAGGGCGAGCGCGCCCGTTCGCTGTTCAATGAGACCAGCGCCGCCATCATCGCCACCTTCGGCGTTCCCGGCTTCTTCACCCCGCGGATTCCGCCGGCGCCGCTGTGGCCGCCGGGCAGCTCGCAATCGCTGAGCTATTACGACACCGCGCCGCTGAAGAAGACGCTGGAGCGCCTGGTCGATTTTGACCGCATCAACGATCTGAAGACGCGCCTGTCGGTCGGCGCGGTCAGCGTCACTTCGGGCAATTTCCGCTATTTCGACAATCATGAGTTCAAGAAGCTCGGCAAAAAGATCGGCCCCGAGCACATCATGGCCTCGGGCGCGCTGCCGCCGGGCTTTCCCGCCGTCGTGATCGAGGGCGAGCATTACTGGGACGGCGGCATCGCCTCCAACACCCCGCTCGATTTCGTGCTCGACCAGGAGACCGACCGCGACCTCCTGATCTTTCAGGTCGATCTGTTCAGCGCGCGGGGGCCGTTGCCCGAGACGCTGCTGGAGGCCGCCGAGCGCGAAAAGGACATCCGCTTCTCCAGCCGGACCCGGATGAACACCGACAAGAACAAGCAGATCCACAACGCCCGGATGGCGGTGCGCGACCTGATCAGCAAGCTGCCCGATGAGCTGAAGAATGACCCATCGGCCCAGTTCCTGAGCAACGCCACCAGGGAGAACACCGTCACGGTGGTCCACCTGATCTACAAGAGCAAGAATTACGAGTCGTCCTCGAAGGACTACGACTTCTCCCATGTCGGCATGGTCGAGCACTGGGGCGCCGGGGTCCGCGACGTGCATTTGTCGATGCGTCACAAAGAATGGCTAGAACGGCCCCAGTCCGGGGAAACCATGGTGACTTACGACCTCACGGGGGACGAACCCACTTCCCCCGCAAGCAAATAG
- a CDS encoding protein-disulfide reductase DsbD domain-containing protein, whose translation MIVTVPMRAAFCVAVILSVASMATKVRADDASPWQQDAHSAVRLLAGSRSGNVLLGGIAFQLQDGWKTYWRTPGDSGVPPRFDFSKSDNVEAVTVMWPAPRQFDDGAGGTSLGYKHQVVLPLRIVAKSPDKPLVLRAEINYAVCEKLCVPVDAKAELAFASVASTEDGALSEALNAVPKPANIGDPNPLTIRDVKRDGKNNVLVDVTAPEAKDLSLYVEGPTPDWALPVPKLVSPSPPGVKRFAFELDGLPPGAKADGAALKLTLVGGDKSYEFNINLN comes from the coding sequence ATGATCGTCACAGTTCCAATGCGGGCCGCGTTTTGCGTTGCCGTCATCCTGTCCGTCGCATCCATGGCGACGAAGGTTCGCGCCGACGATGCATCGCCCTGGCAGCAGGATGCGCATTCCGCGGTGCGCCTGCTTGCGGGATCGCGCAGCGGCAATGTGCTGCTCGGCGGCATCGCGTTCCAGTTGCAGGACGGCTGGAAAACCTATTGGCGGACGCCGGGCGATTCCGGCGTGCCGCCGCGGTTCGATTTCTCCAAGTCGGATAATGTCGAGGCGGTCACCGTGATGTGGCCCGCGCCGCGGCAATTCGACGACGGCGCCGGCGGCACCTCGCTCGGCTACAAGCATCAGGTGGTGCTGCCGCTGCGCATCGTCGCGAAGAGCCCCGACAAGCCGCTGGTGCTGCGCGCCGAGATCAACTACGCGGTGTGCGAAAAACTGTGCGTGCCGGTCGATGCCAAGGCCGAGCTCGCCTTCGCGAGTGTCGCCTCGACCGAGGACGGCGCGTTGTCGGAGGCACTGAACGCAGTGCCGAAGCCCGCCAATATCGGCGACCCCAACCCGCTGACGATCCGCGATGTCAAACGCGACGGCAAGAACAACGTGCTGGTCGACGTCACCGCGCCCGAGGCCAAGGACCTCAGCCTGTATGTCGAGGGGCCGACGCCCGACTGGGCGCTGCCGGTGCCGAAGCTGGTCTCCCCCTCGCCGCCCGGCGTGAAGCGCTTTGCCTTCGAGCTCGACGGCCTGCCGCCCGGCGCGAAAGCGGACGGCGCCGCGCTGAAGCTGACCCTGGTCGGCGGCGACAAGAGCTATGAATTCAATATCAATTTGAATTGA